From Gemmatimonadales bacterium, one genomic window encodes:
- a CDS encoding glutamate-1-semialdehyde 2,1-aminomutase, whose translation MGFEKSLRLRPRFNEIIPGGCHTYAKGDDQFPEFCAPYIVRGKGSHLWDVDGNEYIEYGMGLRSVTLGHAYPAVVEAAHAQMLLGNNFNRPATIELECAEDLLGFIAGAEMVKFAKNGSDVLNGAVRLARAHTGRDLIAIPAEHPFFSVEDWFIGTTAINAGIPQAIKDLTVKFHYNDIASVKAMFEAHKGKIACVILEAERETPPKDNFLHELQRLCRENGTVFVIDEMITGFRWDNGGAQKVHGIVPDLSTFGKAIANGFSLAALVGKKELMEVGGLHHKKERVWLLSLTHGAENHSLAAARATMQIYRTEPVIETLRQRGEQLRAGIERSVAELKLDGYFGVMGKACCLLYFTRDPEKKPSQPFRTLFLQETIKRGLLAPQLIVSYSHSEADVRRTVEAIHEALVVYRKALDEGVGKYLVGRPVAPVYRKFN comes from the coding sequence ATGGGTTTCGAGAAGTCGCTGCGCCTCCGGCCCCGCTTCAACGAGATCATCCCGGGCGGGTGCCACACCTACGCCAAGGGCGACGACCAGTTCCCCGAGTTCTGCGCCCCGTACATCGTGCGCGGCAAGGGCTCGCACCTCTGGGACGTCGACGGCAACGAGTACATCGAGTACGGCATGGGCCTGCGGTCCGTGACCCTCGGGCACGCCTACCCGGCCGTGGTCGAGGCCGCGCACGCCCAGATGCTGCTGGGCAACAACTTCAACCGGCCCGCCACGATCGAGCTGGAGTGCGCCGAGGACCTGCTCGGCTTCATCGCGGGCGCGGAGATGGTGAAGTTCGCGAAGAACGGCTCGGACGTGCTCAACGGAGCGGTGCGGCTGGCCCGGGCGCACACCGGGCGCGACCTCATCGCCATCCCCGCCGAGCATCCGTTCTTCTCCGTCGAGGACTGGTTCATCGGGACGACGGCAATCAACGCCGGCATCCCGCAGGCCATCAAGGACCTGACGGTGAAGTTCCACTACAACGACATCGCCAGCGTCAAGGCGATGTTCGAGGCCCACAAGGGCAAGATCGCCTGCGTCATCCTCGAGGCGGAGCGCGAGACCCCGCCGAAGGACAACTTCCTCCACGAGCTGCAGCGCCTGTGCCGGGAGAACGGCACCGTGTTCGTGATCGACGAGATGATCACCGGGTTCCGCTGGGACAACGGCGGCGCACAGAAGGTCCACGGCATCGTGCCCGACCTGTCCACCTTCGGCAAGGCGATCGCCAACGGCTTCTCGCTCGCCGCCCTGGTGGGGAAGAAGGAGCTGATGGAGGTGGGCGGGCTGCACCACAAGAAGGAACGGGTGTGGCTGCTGTCGCTGACGCACGGCGCCGAGAACCACTCGCTGGCGGCGGCCCGGGCCACGATGCAGATCTACCGCACCGAGCCCGTGATCGAGACGCTGCGTCAGCGGGGCGAGCAGCTGCGCGCCGGCATCGAGCGCTCGGTCGCGGAGCTGAAGCTCGACGGGTACTTCGGCGTGATGGGGAAGGCCTGCTGCCTGCTGTACTTCACCCGCGACCCCGAGAAGAAGCCCTCGCAGCCGTTCCGGACGCTGTTCCTGCAGGAGACGATCAAGCGCGGGCTCCTGGCGCCGCAGCTGATCGTCAGCTACTCGCACAGCGAGGCCGACGTCCGCCGCACCGTCGAGGCGATCCACGAGGCGCTGGTGGTGTACCGCAAGGCGCTGGACGAGGGGGTCGGCAAGTACCTCGTCGGCCGCCCGGTGGCACCGGTGTACCGGAAGTTCAACTAG
- a CDS encoding polysaccharide pyruvyl transferase family protein: MTATPRIALLGHVGNGNLGDETIVAAVVARLRAAAPGVELTAFTSNPPDTAARHGVPAFPIRPLSAARGPEPQADGPRAWTARAADRVRRIRWLKALLRPAALVVRAAIGVGRELRFDVQSYRRLRRVRVVVFTGSAQLSDDVGGPFAYPLTVLRWSVLARLRGAAVSIASMGAGPADTRLGRLFLRLALRLAAHRSFRDPTSLAVARGLGAPEPNLLVRDLALSHPRLAASALPARAARTPCVGINPLSIYGGANWQLHDRAPYDAYVEAHAVAARGLVEQGWRVVLFGTQIVMDPEPIRDVVERLRSLAPDAARAVETATGISEVTGLLELIEGFDLAVATRYHGVLLALASGVPTVAVAYHPKTRDLMEHFGLGAWCLAIEGLSGSALLERVKRLASDLPSVRAALAERRGRDLAELLVQYDHLLCLAGTAAASSGLPTPQPALQLF, from the coding sequence GTGACTGCGACGCCGCGCATCGCCCTGCTCGGCCACGTCGGGAACGGCAACCTCGGCGACGAAACCATCGTCGCCGCGGTCGTGGCGCGGCTGCGGGCGGCGGCACCCGGCGTGGAGCTGACGGCGTTCACGTCGAACCCGCCGGACACCGCCGCGCGTCACGGGGTCCCGGCGTTCCCGATCCGCCCGCTGTCGGCGGCTCGCGGCCCGGAGCCGCAGGCCGACGGCCCGCGCGCCTGGACCGCTCGCGCCGCCGATCGCGTCCGGCGGATCCGGTGGCTCAAGGCGCTGCTGCGACCCGCGGCCCTCGTGGTGCGCGCCGCGATCGGCGTCGGGCGCGAGCTCCGCTTCGACGTCCAGTCGTATCGGCGCCTGCGGCGCGTGCGGGTGGTGGTCTTCACGGGGTCCGCCCAGCTGAGCGACGACGTGGGCGGCCCGTTCGCCTATCCCCTGACGGTCCTGCGCTGGTCGGTCCTGGCCCGGCTCCGGGGCGCGGCGGTCAGCATCGCGAGCATGGGCGCCGGCCCCGCGGACACCCGCCTGGGCCGGCTGTTCCTCCGTCTCGCGCTGCGGCTCGCGGCCCACCGCTCGTTTCGCGACCCGACCTCGCTGGCGGTCGCCCGCGGCCTCGGCGCGCCGGAGCCCAACCTCCTGGTGCGGGACCTGGCCCTCAGTCACCCGCGGCTCGCCGCATCCGCGCTGCCGGCGCGCGCCGCGCGGACGCCCTGCGTGGGCATCAACCCGCTGTCGATCTACGGCGGGGCGAACTGGCAGCTGCACGACCGCGCACCCTACGACGCCTACGTGGAGGCGCACGCCGTGGCGGCGCGCGGCCTCGTCGAGCAGGGGTGGCGCGTGGTGCTGTTCGGCACCCAGATCGTCATGGATCCCGAGCCGATCCGCGACGTGGTCGAGCGCCTGCGCTCCCTCGCACCGGACGCGGCGCGCGCGGTCGAGACTGCGACCGGCATCTCGGAGGTGACGGGCCTGCTCGAGCTGATCGAGGGCTTCGACCTCGCGGTCGCGACGCGTTACCACGGCGTCCTGCTGGCCCTCGCGTCGGGCGTGCCGACGGTGGCGGTCGCGTACCATCCCAAGACGCGCGACCTTATGGAGCACTTCGGCCTCGGAGCCTGGTGTCTCGCGATCGAGGGATTGAGCGGGTCGGCGCTGCTCGAGCGGGTGAAGCGGTTGGCGTCGGATCTGCCGTCCGTGCGGGCCGCTCTGGCGGAGCGGCGCGGACGCGACCTCGCCGAGCTCCTGGTCCAGTACGATCACCTGCTTTGCCTGGCGGGGACCGCGGCCGCATCGTCCGGGTTGCCGACGCCGCAGCCGGCCCTCCAGCTCTTCTAG
- a CDS encoding oligosaccharide flippase family protein: MTTPAGTTPAATAPAGQRVTRPRTTRNVLLAWAAFAFNVVISFFLSPFIVHRLGNAEYGVWVLLGSLVGYMGLLDLGVRSAVMRYVARHHARGEDEDAGRVASAGLMIFTAAGLVAVTGSVVIAVLLEHLFKIPPETLLIARIVVIVGGLNVAVSLVTGVFGGTVTAMQRFDLDAVIGIAIGAVRTVTLVAALRAGGGLLALAFIQLGCTVLQGGVYFAVTRRLYPQLRYRLHKLRRDELRTIFSFSIYSSLINLSSVLTFSLNSVIIGANLPVAMITFYAIPATLMDYTRSIISAISQTMTPRASALDGLGAHRELEKVLLQAGMISSLVALPITITFMLRGSAFIGLWMGPSYAATSGQILLILAVALSMAAGRQVVGSTMIGVNRHRDLVPFYLGEGLINLGLSVYWIRSLGLLGVALGTAVPNLVTTLLVAPWIVHRVLGTPVRTMMTALWLRPLAAMIPFTAATWAVERLWPARGLLTFFAGVAVTLPVAAAGAWFLAISPAERSSLAASLRRLVRSTLGRG, translated from the coding sequence ATGACGACGCCCGCCGGGACGACGCCCGCCGCAACGGCGCCCGCCGGCCAGCGCGTGACGCGCCCCCGGACCACGCGCAACGTCCTGCTCGCGTGGGCGGCGTTCGCGTTCAACGTCGTCATCTCCTTCTTCCTCTCCCCGTTCATCGTCCACCGGCTCGGCAACGCCGAGTACGGCGTGTGGGTGCTGCTGGGCTCCCTGGTGGGCTACATGGGGCTGCTCGACCTCGGCGTCCGCAGCGCCGTGATGCGCTACGTCGCGCGGCACCACGCCCGGGGCGAGGACGAGGACGCCGGCCGCGTCGCCTCCGCCGGCCTGATGATCTTCACGGCGGCCGGCCTGGTCGCCGTCACCGGCTCGGTGGTGATCGCGGTGCTGCTGGAGCACCTGTTCAAGATCCCCCCCGAGACGCTGCTCATCGCGCGGATCGTGGTGATCGTCGGGGGCCTCAACGTGGCGGTCTCCCTGGTGACCGGCGTGTTCGGGGGGACGGTCACCGCGATGCAGCGGTTCGACCTGGACGCGGTCATCGGCATCGCAATCGGCGCGGTGCGCACGGTCACGCTGGTGGCGGCGCTGCGGGCCGGGGGCGGCCTGCTCGCCCTCGCGTTCATCCAGCTCGGCTGCACGGTGCTCCAGGGCGGCGTGTACTTCGCCGTGACCCGGCGGCTGTACCCGCAGCTCCGCTACCGCCTGCACAAGCTCCGGCGCGACGAGCTGCGCACCATCTTCTCCTTCAGCATCTACTCGAGCCTGATCAACCTCTCGTCGGTGCTGACGTTCTCGCTGAACTCCGTCATCATCGGGGCCAATCTGCCGGTCGCCATGATCACGTTCTACGCGATTCCGGCCACGCTCATGGACTACACCCGCTCGATCATCAGCGCCATCTCGCAGACGATGACGCCGCGGGCCAGCGCCCTGGACGGTCTGGGCGCGCACCGGGAACTCGAGAAGGTGTTGTTGCAGGCCGGCATGATCTCGTCGCTGGTGGCGCTGCCGATCACCATCACGTTCATGCTCAGGGGCAGCGCCTTCATCGGGCTGTGGATGGGGCCCAGCTACGCCGCGACCTCCGGCCAGATCCTGCTCATCCTGGCGGTGGCGCTCTCGATGGCCGCCGGCCGGCAGGTGGTCGGCAGCACGATGATCGGCGTGAATCGCCACCGCGACCTGGTGCCGTTCTACCTCGGCGAGGGGCTGATCAACCTCGGTCTCAGCGTCTACTGGATCCGCAGCCTCGGGCTGCTGGGCGTCGCGCTCGGCACGGCCGTGCCGAACCTGGTGACCACGCTGCTCGTGGCGCCGTGGATCGTGCACCGGGTGCTCGGCACGCCGGTGCGCACCATGATGACCGCGCTGTGGCTGCGCCCGCTCGCGGCGATGATCCCGTTCACGGCGGCCACCTGGGCCGTGGAGCGCCTGTGGCCCGCCCGGGGGCTGCTGACCTTCTTCGCCGGCGTCGCCGTCACGCTTCCGGTCGCCGCCGCCGGCGCGTGGTTTCTCGCCATTTCCCCCGCCGAGCGGAGCAGTCTGGCGGCCTCGCTGCGGCGGCTGGTGCGCTCCACCCTGGGGCGCGGCTAG
- a CDS encoding oligosaccharide flippase family protein, translating to MQQPGDQAAQPRSERVTTPRTARNVLLAWAAFAFTVVVNFFLSPFIVHTLGNTEYGVWVLLASLVGYMGLLDLGVRGAVSRYIARHHARVEDEEAGRVASAGLAIFSAAGLVALAASVVIALALEHLFKIPPGTLLVARIVVVLGGLNVAVSLVSGVFGGAVTAMQRFDLDAVVGIGIGALRAVALLAALSAGGGLLALALVQLGCTLLQTLVYFVLTARLYPELRYRLRGLDGAELRKIFSFSVYSSLLHFSAALIYSADALVIGAFLPVASVTYFAIASTLTDYTRSIIGAISRTMTPRASALDGLGARQELEQVLLKAGAVSSLVTLPITITFILRGGAFIGLWMGPGYAATSGRILVILAVALSLAAGRQVVASTVIGVNRHREMVPFYIAEALINVGLSVYWIRSLGLVGVALGTTVPNLVTTLLVTPWMVRRVMGTPLRTIWREMWLRPIAAMVPFAAATWAVEHRWPAHGLASFFAGVVLTLPVAAAGAWLVALTADERRALRSALRRLPPFAASRA from the coding sequence GTGCAACAGCCCGGCGATCAGGCCGCCCAGCCGCGTTCCGAGCGCGTGACCACGCCGCGCACCGCCCGCAACGTGCTCCTGGCGTGGGCCGCGTTCGCGTTCACCGTCGTCGTCAACTTCTTCCTCTCCCCGTTCATCGTCCACACGCTGGGCAACACCGAGTACGGCGTGTGGGTGCTGCTCGCGTCGCTGGTGGGTTACATGGGGCTCCTCGACCTCGGCGTCCGGGGCGCCGTGTCGCGCTACATCGCGCGCCACCACGCCCGGGTCGAGGACGAGGAGGCCGGCCGCGTCGCGTCCGCCGGCCTGGCCATCTTCTCCGCCGCCGGCCTGGTCGCCCTCGCCGCCTCGGTGGTGATCGCGCTCGCGCTCGAGCACCTGTTCAAGATCCCGCCCGGGACGCTGCTCGTCGCCCGGATCGTGGTAGTCCTGGGCGGGCTCAACGTCGCGGTCTCGCTGGTGAGCGGGGTGTTCGGCGGCGCGGTGACCGCGATGCAGCGGTTCGACCTCGACGCGGTGGTCGGCATCGGCATCGGCGCACTGCGCGCGGTGGCCCTCCTGGCGGCGCTGAGCGCGGGGGGCGGCCTGCTCGCGCTGGCGCTGGTCCAGCTCGGCTGCACGCTGCTCCAGACCCTGGTGTACTTCGTGCTGACGGCCCGACTGTATCCGGAGCTGCGCTACCGCCTGCGCGGCCTCGACGGCGCCGAGCTGCGGAAGATCTTCTCCTTCAGCGTCTACTCCAGCCTGCTGCACTTCTCGGCGGCGCTGATCTACTCGGCCGACGCGCTGGTCATCGGGGCCTTCCTTCCGGTCGCCAGCGTCACCTACTTCGCCATCGCGTCCACGCTCACGGACTACACCCGCTCCATCATCGGCGCCATCTCGAGAACGATGACCCCGCGGGCCAGCGCCCTCGACGGCCTCGGCGCGCGGCAGGAGCTGGAGCAGGTCCTCCTCAAGGCCGGCGCGGTCTCCTCGCTGGTGACGCTCCCGATCACGATCACCTTCATCCTGCGGGGCGGCGCGTTCATCGGGCTGTGGATGGGGCCGGGCTACGCGGCGACCTCGGGCCGGATCCTGGTCATCCTCGCCGTCGCGCTCTCCCTGGCCGCGGGCCGGCAGGTGGTGGCGAGCACGGTGATCGGCGTGAACCGCCACCGCGAGATGGTGCCGTTCTACATCGCCGAGGCGCTCATCAACGTCGGCCTCAGCGTGTACTGGATCCGCAGCCTCGGCCTGGTGGGCGTCGCCCTCGGCACCACCGTGCCGAACCTGGTCACGACCCTGCTGGTGACGCCCTGGATGGTGCGCCGGGTGATGGGCACCCCGCTGCGGACCATCTGGCGGGAGATGTGGCTGCGGCCCATCGCCGCGATGGTCCCGTTCGCGGCGGCGACCTGGGCCGTGGAGCACCGGTGGCCCGCGCACGGGCTCGCGTCGTTCTTCGCCGGCGTCGTCCTCACCCTCCCGGTCGCCGCCGCCGGCGCCTGGCTCGTCGCGCTCACCGCCGACGAGCGGCGGGCGCTCCGCTCCGCGCTGCGCCGGCTCCCCCCGTTCGCGGCGAGTCGCGCCTGA
- a CDS encoding DUF6298 domain-containing protein has product MRRPGGAWLACCAAALLAACDPGTPWRPPARTPASGPLRVSARNPRYFADPSGRIVLLAGDHDWTDFQDYGYGDPPPRFDYGAFLDTLAGYRENFFRLWRWEQATWQTEVREPYYFAPQPYLRTGPGLANDGKPKFDLTRFDQSYFDRMRERIVEAGRRGIYVSVMLFDGWSVAPIGAGLGNPWRGHPYNRANNVNGVDGDPAGTGSGNAAHTLLVPAVVRFEEQYVAKVVETVGDLDNVLYEVSNESPPGSAPWQYHMITFVKSLEARRPEQHPVGMTATFEGDDSVLWASPADWISPSAPKGAMEAPPPADGRKVVLWDTDHFCGVCGDRVIPWAALTRGANPVFMDPFDRTAPEMDADLRPVGYDPHAPNWDEMRRNLGYALAYGDRLGLARAVPSPAACSTGFCLVVPAPGARYLVYAPRRGPVTVDLTATPGRFDVEWLSPKTGHVVLGARTDGGARRTFAPPFLRDAVLYLSEEAAR; this is encoded by the coding sequence ATGCGGCGGCCCGGCGGGGCGTGGCTCGCCTGCTGCGCCGCCGCGCTGCTGGCGGCCTGTGACCCCGGGACGCCCTGGCGCCCGCCGGCGCGGACGCCCGCGTCCGGCCCGCTGCGCGTCTCCGCGCGGAACCCCCGCTACTTCGCCGACCCGTCGGGCCGCATCGTGCTGCTCGCCGGGGACCACGACTGGACCGACTTTCAGGACTACGGCTACGGCGACCCGCCGCCGCGGTTCGACTACGGCGCGTTTCTCGACACGCTGGCGGGCTACCGGGAGAACTTCTTCCGGCTGTGGCGGTGGGAGCAGGCGACCTGGCAGACCGAGGTCCGCGAGCCCTACTACTTCGCGCCGCAGCCCTACCTGCGCACCGGCCCCGGCCTCGCCAACGACGGCAAGCCGAAGTTCGACCTCACCCGCTTCGACCAGTCGTACTTCGACCGCATGCGCGAGCGGATCGTGGAGGCGGGCCGGCGTGGCATCTACGTGTCGGTGATGCTGTTCGACGGCTGGAGCGTGGCGCCGATCGGCGCCGGCCTCGGGAATCCGTGGCGCGGCCATCCCTACAACCGCGCCAACAACGTCAACGGCGTGGACGGGGACCCCGCGGGCACCGGCTCCGGGAACGCGGCGCACACGCTCCTGGTGCCGGCCGTGGTGCGCTTCGAGGAGCAGTACGTCGCCAAGGTGGTCGAGACGGTGGGCGACCTCGACAACGTGCTGTACGAGGTCTCCAACGAGAGCCCGCCCGGGTCCGCGCCGTGGCAGTACCACATGATCACGTTCGTCAAGTCGCTGGAGGCGCGGCGGCCCGAGCAACACCCCGTGGGGATGACGGCGACGTTCGAGGGCGACGACTCGGTGCTGTGGGCGAGCCCGGCCGACTGGATCTCGCCCAGCGCGCCGAAGGGCGCGATGGAGGCGCCGCCGCCGGCCGACGGGCGCAAGGTGGTGCTGTGGGACACCGACCACTTCTGCGGCGTGTGCGGCGATCGCGTCATCCCGTGGGCCGCGCTGACGCGCGGGGCGAATCCCGTCTTCATGGACCCGTTCGACCGCACGGCACCGGAGATGGACGCGGACCTGCGGCCGGTGGGCTACGATCCGCACGCGCCGAACTGGGACGAGATGCGCCGCAACCTCGGCTACGCGCTCGCCTACGGCGACCGCCTCGGCCTCGCGCGGGCGGTTCCCTCGCCCGCCGCCTGCTCCACGGGCTTCTGCCTCGTGGTCCCGGCGCCCGGCGCGCGGTACCTCGTCTACGCACCGCGCCGCGGCCCCGTCACCGTGGACCTCACGGCGACGCCGGGACGCTTCGATGTCGAGTGGCTCAGCCCCAAGACGGGGCACGTGGTGCTGGGGGCGCGCACCGACGGGGGCGCGCGGCGGACGTTCGCGCCGCCGTTCCTGCGGGATGCGGTGTTGTACCTATCGGAGGAGGCGGCGCGCTAG
- a CDS encoding carboxypeptidase-like regulatory domain-containing protein, protein MSLPRLSREWMVPAIAGAIAIGLVAAPGARAQTVTTGAIRGAAVSTSGQIIAGVRVTMTHHATAWARSVLSDGLGAYRSPALLPGRYDIRAERLGYRPLIVLDVSVSPAAVVTLDLRLTPADPPVTQADTMSFVEGALHASLARGTWDPGTDLADLVDPLGRVSSVAALASATTGGLAMEGLPDRLGWVGVDGIPRTAAASPGVSRSDWSTLGLPLASLQHVELASGTDVEWPGIGGELLSAFSARGPRSGQVRGFADAGTNGYRGAVVAGGPVVRDTAWGLVGVDARRINTPLKSPWPDDTGASAVVAAAPQLSEYLKALTQQTDVITAFGRFDWEIARGQSIALRAAVTNATASDVGLGEGRFTGLGTSLDARDVSASLAFNSRFNARLGSEVSLAIDRSLRDYSAPSLPLTVLTADGLSAGADGAVPGRFERDATRASAALLYRLGIHALKFGAAADWTNHDITYDPLRSGEFLFGSTADLGLGRGAFVQSVGGVPDATFTISATAFFAQDSWSPVAGLDMLVGLRLEREHWPTGGVTPDADWLRVSGIPNQGIPSLKTQVNPRFSFVWSAGARRDWLLRGDAGTASESVDPSVLAEVLNHDGTAEMRRGVGVFGPWPAVPDFTAAPITGPVLSLVNSHFQAPRTSRAGFSIAHALASGTSVQVAGQYRHTDFLPRRTDLNLLTSPQFTDQFGRAIYGTLQQDGSLLVATPGSNRQFGAFDRVWALDPTGSSDYWGLTISLERLREQGLSVWASYTFSHTTDNLPGLGGSVPDAQMAPPLTTGAGTTDWRNGRSDLDVPHRALAGFEWSSGSVKLAGLVRYQSGLPFTPGFRDGVDANGDGAAGNDPAFVSDTVSGAAAVVGGQSCLKSQVGQFASRNSCRGPAVTSLDARLVIGLSTLVHAPLSLVVDGLNLVSTNTGVIDRALYLIDPTRALTTNGVGVVTVPLVANPNFGKVLARSTPGATVQAGLRFNF, encoded by the coding sequence ATGAGCTTGCCGCGCCTGTCACGGGAGTGGATGGTGCCGGCCATCGCGGGTGCGATCGCGATCGGCCTCGTGGCCGCTCCCGGAGCCCGGGCGCAGACGGTCACGACGGGCGCCATCCGCGGCGCCGCGGTCTCCACCTCCGGTCAGATCATCGCGGGAGTTCGCGTCACGATGACGCACCACGCCACGGCGTGGGCGCGGTCGGTCCTCTCGGACGGCCTCGGCGCGTACCGCAGCCCGGCGCTGCTGCCCGGGCGCTACGACATCCGGGCCGAGCGCCTGGGCTACCGCCCGCTGATCGTGCTCGACGTGTCGGTGAGCCCGGCCGCGGTGGTCACGCTCGACCTGCGGCTCACGCCGGCGGATCCTCCGGTCACCCAGGCGGATACGATGTCCTTCGTCGAGGGCGCGCTCCACGCGTCGCTCGCCCGCGGGACGTGGGATCCGGGAACGGACCTCGCCGATTTGGTGGATCCGCTGGGCCGCGTCTCGTCGGTCGCCGCCCTGGCGTCGGCCACCACGGGCGGCCTCGCGATGGAGGGACTCCCGGACCGGCTCGGCTGGGTGGGCGTGGACGGCATTCCGCGGACCGCGGCGGCGAGCCCCGGCGTGTCGCGTTCCGACTGGTCGACGCTGGGGCTGCCGCTGGCGAGCCTGCAGCACGTGGAGCTGGCGTCGGGAACCGACGTCGAGTGGCCGGGCATCGGCGGCGAGCTCCTCAGCGCGTTCAGCGCGCGCGGGCCGCGCTCCGGGCAGGTGCGGGGCTTCGCCGACGCCGGCACCAACGGGTATCGGGGCGCCGTGGTGGCCGGCGGGCCGGTGGTGCGCGACACCGCGTGGGGGCTGGTCGGGGTGGACGCCCGGCGCATCAACACGCCGCTCAAGTCGCCGTGGCCGGACGACACGGGGGCGAGCGCGGTGGTCGCGGCCGCGCCGCAGCTCTCGGAGTACCTCAAGGCGCTGACCCAGCAGACCGACGTGATCACCGCCTTCGGCCGGTTCGACTGGGAGATCGCGCGCGGGCAGTCGATCGCGCTGCGGGCGGCCGTGACCAACGCCACGGCCAGCGACGTCGGCCTCGGCGAGGGGCGCTTCACCGGACTCGGTACCTCGCTCGACGCGCGCGACGTCTCCGCCTCGCTGGCGTTCAACTCGCGCTTCAACGCCCGCCTCGGCTCCGAGGTGTCGCTCGCCATCGATCGCAGCCTGCGCGACTACTCCGCGCCGTCGCTGCCGCTCACCGTGCTGACCGCGGACGGGCTGTCGGCCGGCGCCGACGGGGCGGTGCCCGGCCGGTTCGAGCGCGACGCGACTCGGGCGTCGGCGGCCCTGCTGTACCGCCTCGGCATCCACGCGCTCAAGTTCGGCGCTGCAGCCGACTGGACCAACCACGACATCACCTACGATCCGTTGCGGAGCGGCGAGTTCCTGTTCGGGAGCACCGCCGATCTCGGCCTCGGCCGCGGCGCGTTCGTCCAGTCGGTGGGCGGCGTGCCCGACGCCACGTTCACCATCAGCGCGACCGCCTTCTTCGCCCAGGACTCGTGGTCGCCGGTCGCGGGCCTCGACATGCTGGTCGGCCTGCGGCTCGAGCGCGAGCACTGGCCCACCGGCGGCGTCACGCCGGACGCGGATTGGCTCCGGGTCAGCGGCATCCCCAACCAGGGCATCCCGTCGCTCAAGACGCAGGTGAACCCGCGGTTCTCGTTCGTGTGGTCCGCCGGCGCCCGGCGTGACTGGCTGCTGCGCGGGGACGCGGGAACCGCGTCGGAGAGCGTCGATCCCTCGGTGCTGGCCGAGGTCCTCAACCACGACGGCACCGCGGAGATGCGGCGCGGCGTCGGCGTGTTCGGCCCCTGGCCGGCCGTCCCGGACTTCACCGCCGCGCCGATCACGGGGCCGGTGCTGAGCCTCGTGAACTCGCACTTCCAGGCACCGCGGACCTCCCGGGCCGGCTTCAGCATCGCGCATGCGCTCGCGTCCGGGACGTCGGTCCAGGTCGCCGGCCAGTACCGCCACACCGACTTCCTGCCGCGGCGCACCGACCTGAACCTCCTCACCAGCCCGCAGTTCACCGATCAGTTCGGCCGCGCGATCTACGGGACGCTGCAGCAGGACGGCTCCCTGCTGGTGGCGACGCCGGGGAGCAACCGGCAGTTCGGCGCGTTCGACCGCGTGTGGGCGCTCGACCCGACGGGCTCCTCGGACTACTGGGGCCTGACGATCTCGCTGGAGCGCCTGCGGGAGCAGGGCCTCAGCGTGTGGGCGAGCTACACGTTCTCGCACACGACCGACAACCTGCCGGGCCTCGGGGGCAGCGTGCCGGACGCGCAGATGGCGCCGCCGCTCACGACCGGCGCCGGCACCACCGACTGGCGGAACGGGCGGTCGGATCTCGACGTGCCGCACCGCGCGCTCGCGGGCTTCGAGTGGTCGAGCGGCTCGGTGAAGCTGGCCGGCCTGGTGCGGTACCAGTCGGGCCTGCCCTTCACGCCGGGTTTCCGTGACGGCGTGGACGCCAACGGGGACGGCGCGGCGGGCAACGACCCCGCCTTCGTCTCGGACACCGTGTCGGGCGCGGCCGCGGTGGTGGGCGGGCAGTCGTGCCTCAAGTCGCAGGTCGGGCAGTTCGCGTCCCGCAACTCGTGCCGCGGGCCGGCGGTGACCAGCCTGGACGCGCGGCTGGTGATCGGCCTGTCCACGCTGGTGCACGCTCCGCTGTCGCTGGTCGTCGACGGCCTCAACCTGGTGAGCACCAACACCGGCGTCATCGACCGGGCCCTGTACCTGATCGATCCGACCCGGGCGCTCACCACCAACGGCGTGGGCGTCGTGACCGTGCCGCTGGTGGCGAACCCGAACTTCGGCAAGGTGCTCGCCCGCAGCACGCCCGGCGCGACGGTGCAGGCGGGCCTGAGGTTCAACTTCTGA